Proteins from a genomic interval of Ictalurus furcatus strain D&B chromosome 2, Billie_1.0, whole genome shotgun sequence:
- the fbxw9 gene encoding F-box/WD repeat-containing protein 9 isoform X3 has product MRRGNHEQLVECMSMPQVTDREDEEEKVCSEEEQSHNSSDTPHSSQLGLNLRQCVNTPEMSPSPSGLLALPWEMVARIASHLPAQCIINVLPQVCRALGQVGEDMSAWQLRAQRLTGPRSSFPVGPRNRFDWPRACLEMEQLIECWTRQEGKAEPERGIEIQDEAVAGRGAGEEGEAAANGEELDADAVRQPGPAGEEIRPEDEGLERHGEGEEQENNIIIVREEEREDAAIQDEHLEQEDSGMNVKTSPAPALEHITLSSGHIADVNTVLLVGGEGSVCVSGSRDRNVNLWDVRRGSSEVLLGKLGARGSFNSTHQGWVWCLAASGDLLASGSFDSTVKLWDLNAGGAERGMIQSRAAVLSLTCQGHMLFAGSHDQKVTIYDTRAAEPLVKSLRLHSDIVLCLASDEQYILSGSKDNTVAVFDRRAGKPLKKIHLMSYLLSMSYSGREVWAGDYHGLLHTFSLNEGSFKSIAQFNVVMWLSGLLQVHLPCAPPKTLCTLHNKAVVNGLSVEAGVLAVATGDMNVEVWRPRQ; this is encoded by the exons ATGAGAAGGGGAAATCATGAG CAATTAGTGGAGTGCATGTCGATGCCGCAGGTGACAGAtagagaggatgaggaggagaaggtGTGTTCAGAGGAAGAGCAGAGTCACAACAGCAGTGACACTCCTCACTCCTCACAGCTCGG GTTAAACTTGAGGCAATGTGTTAACACCCCAGAGATGAGTCCTTCGCCTTCTGGCTTACTGGCTCTGCCATGGGAGATGGTTGCACGCATAGCCTCTCACCTGCCCGCTCAGTGCATTATCAACGTTCTGCCTCAG GTGTGCAGGGCACTGGGACAGGTGGGTGAAGACATGTCAGCCTGGCAGCTCCGGGCTCAGCGACTTACAGGACCCCGAAGTTCTTTCCCGGTTGGACCGAGGAATCGTTTCGATTGGCCCAGAGCATGCCTTGAGATGGAGCAGTTGATTGAATGCTGGACAAGGCAAGAAGGAAAAGCGGAGCCAGAGCGAGGGATTGAGATTCAGGATGAAGCTGTTGCAGGAAGAGGagcaggagaagaaggagaagcagCCGCGAACGGAGAAGAGCTCGACGCCGACGCAGTGAGACAGCCTGGCCCTGCCGGGGAGGAAATCAGGCCAGAAGATGAGGGTCTTGAAAGacatggagaaggagaagagcaggaaaataatataatcatcgtcagagaagaggaaagagaggaTGCTGCCATTCAGGACGAACACCTGGAGCAAGAAGACAGTGG GATGAATGTAAAGACAAGCCCCGCACCTGCCCTAGAGCACATCACGCTCTCCTCAGGCCACATTGCTGACGTTAACACAGTCTTGCTAGTTGGAGGTGAGGGCTCCGTGTGTGTCTCCGGTTCCAGAGACCGTAATGTGAACCTGTGGGATGTGAGAAGGGGCTCGAGCGAGGTGCTGCTGGGCAAACTGGGAGCTCGCGGCAGTTTCAACAGCACACACCAAGGCTGGGTGTGGTGCCTCGCAGCCAGCGGTGATCTCCTGGCCTCGGGCTCCTTCGACAGCACAGTAAAGCTATGGGACCTGAATGCCGGAGGGGCAGAGAGGGGAATGATCCAGAGCCGcgcagctgtgctctctctcACCTGCCAGGGTCACATGCTGTTTGctgggtcacatgaccagaaAGTCACCATTTATGACACCAGAG CTGCAGAGCCGCTGGTCAAAAGCCTTCGTCTCCATAGTGACATCGTGCTGTGTTTGGCCTCTGATGAGCAGTACATTCTGTCTGGCAGCAAAGACAACACAGTGGCTGTGTTTGACCGCAGAGCTGGAAAACCACTGAAGAAAATACAT CTGATGTCCTACTTGTTGTCCATGTCGTACAGTGGGCGAGAGGTGTGGGCCGGAGATTACCATGGACTTCTTCACACCTTCTCCTTGAATGAAGGCTCCTTTAAGTCAATAGCCCAGTTTAAT GTGGTCATGTGGCTTTCCGGATTGTTGCAGGTTCACCTTCCATGTGCGCCCCCGAAGACTCTGTGCACGCTTCATAATAAAGCAGTAGTGAACGGG
- the fbxw9 gene encoding F-box/WD repeat-containing protein 9 isoform X4 produces the protein MRRGNHEQLVECMSMPQVTDREDEEEKVCSEEEQSHNSSDTPHSSQLGLNLRQCVNTPEMSPSPSGLLALPWEMVARIASHLPAQCIINVLPQVCRALGQVGEDMSAWQLRAQRLTGPRSSFPVGPRNRFDWPRACLEMEQLIECWTRQEGKAEPERGIEIQDEAVAGRGAGEEGEAAANGEELDADAVRQPGPAGEEIRPEDEGLERHGEGEEQENNIIIVREEEREDAAIQDEHLEQEDSGMNVKTSPAPALEHITLSSGHIADVNTVLLVGGEGSVCVSGSRDRNVNLWDVRRGSSEVLLGKLGARGSFNSTHQGWVWCLAASGDLLASGSFDSTVKLWDLNAGGAERGMIQSRAAVLSLTCQGHMLFAGSHDQKVTIYDTRAAEPLVKSLRLHSDIVLCLASDEQYILSGSKDNTVAVFDRRAGKPLKKIHLMSYLLSMSYSGREVWAGDYHGLLHTFSLNEGSFKSIAQFNVHLPCAPPKTLCTLHNKAVVNGLSVEAGVLAVATGDMNVEVWRPRQ, from the exons ATGAGAAGGGGAAATCATGAG CAATTAGTGGAGTGCATGTCGATGCCGCAGGTGACAGAtagagaggatgaggaggagaaggtGTGTTCAGAGGAAGAGCAGAGTCACAACAGCAGTGACACTCCTCACTCCTCACAGCTCGG GTTAAACTTGAGGCAATGTGTTAACACCCCAGAGATGAGTCCTTCGCCTTCTGGCTTACTGGCTCTGCCATGGGAGATGGTTGCACGCATAGCCTCTCACCTGCCCGCTCAGTGCATTATCAACGTTCTGCCTCAG GTGTGCAGGGCACTGGGACAGGTGGGTGAAGACATGTCAGCCTGGCAGCTCCGGGCTCAGCGACTTACAGGACCCCGAAGTTCTTTCCCGGTTGGACCGAGGAATCGTTTCGATTGGCCCAGAGCATGCCTTGAGATGGAGCAGTTGATTGAATGCTGGACAAGGCAAGAAGGAAAAGCGGAGCCAGAGCGAGGGATTGAGATTCAGGATGAAGCTGTTGCAGGAAGAGGagcaggagaagaaggagaagcagCCGCGAACGGAGAAGAGCTCGACGCCGACGCAGTGAGACAGCCTGGCCCTGCCGGGGAGGAAATCAGGCCAGAAGATGAGGGTCTTGAAAGacatggagaaggagaagagcaggaaaataatataatcatcgtcagagaagaggaaagagaggaTGCTGCCATTCAGGACGAACACCTGGAGCAAGAAGACAGTGG GATGAATGTAAAGACAAGCCCCGCACCTGCCCTAGAGCACATCACGCTCTCCTCAGGCCACATTGCTGACGTTAACACAGTCTTGCTAGTTGGAGGTGAGGGCTCCGTGTGTGTCTCCGGTTCCAGAGACCGTAATGTGAACCTGTGGGATGTGAGAAGGGGCTCGAGCGAGGTGCTGCTGGGCAAACTGGGAGCTCGCGGCAGTTTCAACAGCACACACCAAGGCTGGGTGTGGTGCCTCGCAGCCAGCGGTGATCTCCTGGCCTCGGGCTCCTTCGACAGCACAGTAAAGCTATGGGACCTGAATGCCGGAGGGGCAGAGAGGGGAATGATCCAGAGCCGcgcagctgtgctctctctcACCTGCCAGGGTCACATGCTGTTTGctgggtcacatgaccagaaAGTCACCATTTATGACACCAGAG CTGCAGAGCCGCTGGTCAAAAGCCTTCGTCTCCATAGTGACATCGTGCTGTGTTTGGCCTCTGATGAGCAGTACATTCTGTCTGGCAGCAAAGACAACACAGTGGCTGTGTTTGACCGCAGAGCTGGAAAACCACTGAAGAAAATACAT CTGATGTCCTACTTGTTGTCCATGTCGTACAGTGGGCGAGAGGTGTGGGCCGGAGATTACCATGGACTTCTTCACACCTTCTCCTTGAATGAAGGCTCCTTTAAGTCAATAGCCCAGTTTAAT GTTCACCTTCCATGTGCGCCCCCGAAGACTCTGTGCACGCTTCATAATAAAGCAGTAGTGAACGGG
- the fbxw9 gene encoding F-box/WD repeat-containing protein 9 isoform X1, with product MRRGNHEQLVECMSMPQVTDREDEEEKVCSEEEQSHNSSDTPHSSQLGLNLRQCVNTPEMSPSPSGLLALPWEMVARIASHLPAQCIINVLPQVCRALGQVGEDMSAWQLRAQRLTGPRSSFPVGPRNRFDWPRACLEMEQLIECWTRQEGKAEPERGIEIQDEAVAGRGAGEEGEAAANGEELDADAVRQPGPAGEEIRPEDEGLERHGEGEEQENNIIIVREEEREDAAIQDEHLEQEDSGMNVKTSPAPALEHITLSSGHIADVNTVLLVGGEGSVCVSGSRDRNVNLWDVRRGSSEVLLGKLGARGSFNSTHQGWVWCLAASGDLLASGSFDSTVKLWDLNAGGAERGMIQSRAAVLSLTCQGHMLFAGSHDQKVTIYDTRAAEPLVKSLRLHSDIVLCLASDEQYILSGSKDNTVAVFDRRAGKPLKKIHLMSYLLSMSYSGREVWAGDYHGLLHTFSLNEGSFKSIAQFNVGHSSLMTGVHHSPGTLYTCSSDRMIKVHLPCAPPKTLCTLHNKAVVNGLSVEAGVLAVATGDMNVEVWRPRQ from the exons ATGAGAAGGGGAAATCATGAG CAATTAGTGGAGTGCATGTCGATGCCGCAGGTGACAGAtagagaggatgaggaggagaaggtGTGTTCAGAGGAAGAGCAGAGTCACAACAGCAGTGACACTCCTCACTCCTCACAGCTCGG GTTAAACTTGAGGCAATGTGTTAACACCCCAGAGATGAGTCCTTCGCCTTCTGGCTTACTGGCTCTGCCATGGGAGATGGTTGCACGCATAGCCTCTCACCTGCCCGCTCAGTGCATTATCAACGTTCTGCCTCAG GTGTGCAGGGCACTGGGACAGGTGGGTGAAGACATGTCAGCCTGGCAGCTCCGGGCTCAGCGACTTACAGGACCCCGAAGTTCTTTCCCGGTTGGACCGAGGAATCGTTTCGATTGGCCCAGAGCATGCCTTGAGATGGAGCAGTTGATTGAATGCTGGACAAGGCAAGAAGGAAAAGCGGAGCCAGAGCGAGGGATTGAGATTCAGGATGAAGCTGTTGCAGGAAGAGGagcaggagaagaaggagaagcagCCGCGAACGGAGAAGAGCTCGACGCCGACGCAGTGAGACAGCCTGGCCCTGCCGGGGAGGAAATCAGGCCAGAAGATGAGGGTCTTGAAAGacatggagaaggagaagagcaggaaaataatataatcatcgtcagagaagaggaaagagaggaTGCTGCCATTCAGGACGAACACCTGGAGCAAGAAGACAGTGG GATGAATGTAAAGACAAGCCCCGCACCTGCCCTAGAGCACATCACGCTCTCCTCAGGCCACATTGCTGACGTTAACACAGTCTTGCTAGTTGGAGGTGAGGGCTCCGTGTGTGTCTCCGGTTCCAGAGACCGTAATGTGAACCTGTGGGATGTGAGAAGGGGCTCGAGCGAGGTGCTGCTGGGCAAACTGGGAGCTCGCGGCAGTTTCAACAGCACACACCAAGGCTGGGTGTGGTGCCTCGCAGCCAGCGGTGATCTCCTGGCCTCGGGCTCCTTCGACAGCACAGTAAAGCTATGGGACCTGAATGCCGGAGGGGCAGAGAGGGGAATGATCCAGAGCCGcgcagctgtgctctctctcACCTGCCAGGGTCACATGCTGTTTGctgggtcacatgaccagaaAGTCACCATTTATGACACCAGAG CTGCAGAGCCGCTGGTCAAAAGCCTTCGTCTCCATAGTGACATCGTGCTGTGTTTGGCCTCTGATGAGCAGTACATTCTGTCTGGCAGCAAAGACAACACAGTGGCTGTGTTTGACCGCAGAGCTGGAAAACCACTGAAGAAAATACAT CTGATGTCCTACTTGTTGTCCATGTCGTACAGTGGGCGAGAGGTGTGGGCCGGAGATTACCATGGACTTCTTCACACCTTCTCCTTGAATGAAGGCTCCTTTAAGTCAATAGCCCAGTTTAATGTAGGCCACAGTTCTTTGATGACAGGTGTCCATCACTCGCCTGGGACTCTTTACACCTGTTCCTCTGATCGCATGATTAAG GTTCACCTTCCATGTGCGCCCCCGAAGACTCTGTGCACGCTTCATAATAAAGCAGTAGTGAACGGG
- the fbxw9 gene encoding F-box/WD repeat-containing protein 9 isoform X2, giving the protein MSMPQVTDREDEEEKVCSEEEQSHNSSDTPHSSQLGLNLRQCVNTPEMSPSPSGLLALPWEMVARIASHLPAQCIINVLPQVCRALGQVGEDMSAWQLRAQRLTGPRSSFPVGPRNRFDWPRACLEMEQLIECWTRQEGKAEPERGIEIQDEAVAGRGAGEEGEAAANGEELDADAVRQPGPAGEEIRPEDEGLERHGEGEEQENNIIIVREEEREDAAIQDEHLEQEDSGMNVKTSPAPALEHITLSSGHIADVNTVLLVGGEGSVCVSGSRDRNVNLWDVRRGSSEVLLGKLGARGSFNSTHQGWVWCLAASGDLLASGSFDSTVKLWDLNAGGAERGMIQSRAAVLSLTCQGHMLFAGSHDQKVTIYDTRAAEPLVKSLRLHSDIVLCLASDEQYILSGSKDNTVAVFDRRAGKPLKKIHLMSYLLSMSYSGREVWAGDYHGLLHTFSLNEGSFKSIAQFNVGHSSLMTGVHHSPGTLYTCSSDRMIKVHLPCAPPKTLCTLHNKAVVNGLSVEAGVLAVATGDMNVEVWRPRQ; this is encoded by the exons ATGTCGATGCCGCAGGTGACAGAtagagaggatgaggaggagaaggtGTGTTCAGAGGAAGAGCAGAGTCACAACAGCAGTGACACTCCTCACTCCTCACAGCTCGG GTTAAACTTGAGGCAATGTGTTAACACCCCAGAGATGAGTCCTTCGCCTTCTGGCTTACTGGCTCTGCCATGGGAGATGGTTGCACGCATAGCCTCTCACCTGCCCGCTCAGTGCATTATCAACGTTCTGCCTCAG GTGTGCAGGGCACTGGGACAGGTGGGTGAAGACATGTCAGCCTGGCAGCTCCGGGCTCAGCGACTTACAGGACCCCGAAGTTCTTTCCCGGTTGGACCGAGGAATCGTTTCGATTGGCCCAGAGCATGCCTTGAGATGGAGCAGTTGATTGAATGCTGGACAAGGCAAGAAGGAAAAGCGGAGCCAGAGCGAGGGATTGAGATTCAGGATGAAGCTGTTGCAGGAAGAGGagcaggagaagaaggagaagcagCCGCGAACGGAGAAGAGCTCGACGCCGACGCAGTGAGACAGCCTGGCCCTGCCGGGGAGGAAATCAGGCCAGAAGATGAGGGTCTTGAAAGacatggagaaggagaagagcaggaaaataatataatcatcgtcagagaagaggaaagagaggaTGCTGCCATTCAGGACGAACACCTGGAGCAAGAAGACAGTGG GATGAATGTAAAGACAAGCCCCGCACCTGCCCTAGAGCACATCACGCTCTCCTCAGGCCACATTGCTGACGTTAACACAGTCTTGCTAGTTGGAGGTGAGGGCTCCGTGTGTGTCTCCGGTTCCAGAGACCGTAATGTGAACCTGTGGGATGTGAGAAGGGGCTCGAGCGAGGTGCTGCTGGGCAAACTGGGAGCTCGCGGCAGTTTCAACAGCACACACCAAGGCTGGGTGTGGTGCCTCGCAGCCAGCGGTGATCTCCTGGCCTCGGGCTCCTTCGACAGCACAGTAAAGCTATGGGACCTGAATGCCGGAGGGGCAGAGAGGGGAATGATCCAGAGCCGcgcagctgtgctctctctcACCTGCCAGGGTCACATGCTGTTTGctgggtcacatgaccagaaAGTCACCATTTATGACACCAGAG CTGCAGAGCCGCTGGTCAAAAGCCTTCGTCTCCATAGTGACATCGTGCTGTGTTTGGCCTCTGATGAGCAGTACATTCTGTCTGGCAGCAAAGACAACACAGTGGCTGTGTTTGACCGCAGAGCTGGAAAACCACTGAAGAAAATACAT CTGATGTCCTACTTGTTGTCCATGTCGTACAGTGGGCGAGAGGTGTGGGCCGGAGATTACCATGGACTTCTTCACACCTTCTCCTTGAATGAAGGCTCCTTTAAGTCAATAGCCCAGTTTAATGTAGGCCACAGTTCTTTGATGACAGGTGTCCATCACTCGCCTGGGACTCTTTACACCTGTTCCTCTGATCGCATGATTAAG GTTCACCTTCCATGTGCGCCCCCGAAGACTCTGTGCACGCTTCATAATAAAGCAGTAGTGAACGGG
- the fbxw9 gene encoding F-box/WD repeat-containing protein 9 isoform X5 — MSPSPSGLLALPWEMVARIASHLPAQCIINVLPQVCRALGQVGEDMSAWQLRAQRLTGPRSSFPVGPRNRFDWPRACLEMEQLIECWTRQEGKAEPERGIEIQDEAVAGRGAGEEGEAAANGEELDADAVRQPGPAGEEIRPEDEGLERHGEGEEQENNIIIVREEEREDAAIQDEHLEQEDSGMNVKTSPAPALEHITLSSGHIADVNTVLLVGGEGSVCVSGSRDRNVNLWDVRRGSSEVLLGKLGARGSFNSTHQGWVWCLAASGDLLASGSFDSTVKLWDLNAGGAERGMIQSRAAVLSLTCQGHMLFAGSHDQKVTIYDTRAAEPLVKSLRLHSDIVLCLASDEQYILSGSKDNTVAVFDRRAGKPLKKIHLMSYLLSMSYSGREVWAGDYHGLLHTFSLNEGSFKSIAQFNVGHSSLMTGVHHSPGTLYTCSSDRMIKVHLPCAPPKTLCTLHNKAVVNGLSVEAGVLAVATGDMNVEVWRPRQ; from the exons ATGAGTCCTTCGCCTTCTGGCTTACTGGCTCTGCCATGGGAGATGGTTGCACGCATAGCCTCTCACCTGCCCGCTCAGTGCATTATCAACGTTCTGCCTCAG GTGTGCAGGGCACTGGGACAGGTGGGTGAAGACATGTCAGCCTGGCAGCTCCGGGCTCAGCGACTTACAGGACCCCGAAGTTCTTTCCCGGTTGGACCGAGGAATCGTTTCGATTGGCCCAGAGCATGCCTTGAGATGGAGCAGTTGATTGAATGCTGGACAAGGCAAGAAGGAAAAGCGGAGCCAGAGCGAGGGATTGAGATTCAGGATGAAGCTGTTGCAGGAAGAGGagcaggagaagaaggagaagcagCCGCGAACGGAGAAGAGCTCGACGCCGACGCAGTGAGACAGCCTGGCCCTGCCGGGGAGGAAATCAGGCCAGAAGATGAGGGTCTTGAAAGacatggagaaggagaagagcaggaaaataatataatcatcgtcagagaagaggaaagagaggaTGCTGCCATTCAGGACGAACACCTGGAGCAAGAAGACAGTGG GATGAATGTAAAGACAAGCCCCGCACCTGCCCTAGAGCACATCACGCTCTCCTCAGGCCACATTGCTGACGTTAACACAGTCTTGCTAGTTGGAGGTGAGGGCTCCGTGTGTGTCTCCGGTTCCAGAGACCGTAATGTGAACCTGTGGGATGTGAGAAGGGGCTCGAGCGAGGTGCTGCTGGGCAAACTGGGAGCTCGCGGCAGTTTCAACAGCACACACCAAGGCTGGGTGTGGTGCCTCGCAGCCAGCGGTGATCTCCTGGCCTCGGGCTCCTTCGACAGCACAGTAAAGCTATGGGACCTGAATGCCGGAGGGGCAGAGAGGGGAATGATCCAGAGCCGcgcagctgtgctctctctcACCTGCCAGGGTCACATGCTGTTTGctgggtcacatgaccagaaAGTCACCATTTATGACACCAGAG CTGCAGAGCCGCTGGTCAAAAGCCTTCGTCTCCATAGTGACATCGTGCTGTGTTTGGCCTCTGATGAGCAGTACATTCTGTCTGGCAGCAAAGACAACACAGTGGCTGTGTTTGACCGCAGAGCTGGAAAACCACTGAAGAAAATACAT CTGATGTCCTACTTGTTGTCCATGTCGTACAGTGGGCGAGAGGTGTGGGCCGGAGATTACCATGGACTTCTTCACACCTTCTCCTTGAATGAAGGCTCCTTTAAGTCAATAGCCCAGTTTAATGTAGGCCACAGTTCTTTGATGACAGGTGTCCATCACTCGCCTGGGACTCTTTACACCTGTTCCTCTGATCGCATGATTAAG GTTCACCTTCCATGTGCGCCCCCGAAGACTCTGTGCACGCTTCATAATAAAGCAGTAGTGAACGGG
- the fbxw9 gene encoding F-box/WD repeat-containing protein 9 isoform X6: MSAWQLRAQRLTGPRSSFPVGPRNRFDWPRACLEMEQLIECWTRQEGKAEPERGIEIQDEAVAGRGAGEEGEAAANGEELDADAVRQPGPAGEEIRPEDEGLERHGEGEEQENNIIIVREEEREDAAIQDEHLEQEDSGMNVKTSPAPALEHITLSSGHIADVNTVLLVGGEGSVCVSGSRDRNVNLWDVRRGSSEVLLGKLGARGSFNSTHQGWVWCLAASGDLLASGSFDSTVKLWDLNAGGAERGMIQSRAAVLSLTCQGHMLFAGSHDQKVTIYDTRAAEPLVKSLRLHSDIVLCLASDEQYILSGSKDNTVAVFDRRAGKPLKKIHLMSYLLSMSYSGREVWAGDYHGLLHTFSLNEGSFKSIAQFNVGHSSLMTGVHHSPGTLYTCSSDRMIKVHLPCAPPKTLCTLHNKAVVNGLSVEAGVLAVATGDMNVEVWRPRQ, encoded by the exons ATGTCAGCCTGGCAGCTCCGGGCTCAGCGACTTACAGGACCCCGAAGTTCTTTCCCGGTTGGACCGAGGAATCGTTTCGATTGGCCCAGAGCATGCCTTGAGATGGAGCAGTTGATTGAATGCTGGACAAGGCAAGAAGGAAAAGCGGAGCCAGAGCGAGGGATTGAGATTCAGGATGAAGCTGTTGCAGGAAGAGGagcaggagaagaaggagaagcagCCGCGAACGGAGAAGAGCTCGACGCCGACGCAGTGAGACAGCCTGGCCCTGCCGGGGAGGAAATCAGGCCAGAAGATGAGGGTCTTGAAAGacatggagaaggagaagagcaggaaaataatataatcatcgtcagagaagaggaaagagaggaTGCTGCCATTCAGGACGAACACCTGGAGCAAGAAGACAGTGG GATGAATGTAAAGACAAGCCCCGCACCTGCCCTAGAGCACATCACGCTCTCCTCAGGCCACATTGCTGACGTTAACACAGTCTTGCTAGTTGGAGGTGAGGGCTCCGTGTGTGTCTCCGGTTCCAGAGACCGTAATGTGAACCTGTGGGATGTGAGAAGGGGCTCGAGCGAGGTGCTGCTGGGCAAACTGGGAGCTCGCGGCAGTTTCAACAGCACACACCAAGGCTGGGTGTGGTGCCTCGCAGCCAGCGGTGATCTCCTGGCCTCGGGCTCCTTCGACAGCACAGTAAAGCTATGGGACCTGAATGCCGGAGGGGCAGAGAGGGGAATGATCCAGAGCCGcgcagctgtgctctctctcACCTGCCAGGGTCACATGCTGTTTGctgggtcacatgaccagaaAGTCACCATTTATGACACCAGAG CTGCAGAGCCGCTGGTCAAAAGCCTTCGTCTCCATAGTGACATCGTGCTGTGTTTGGCCTCTGATGAGCAGTACATTCTGTCTGGCAGCAAAGACAACACAGTGGCTGTGTTTGACCGCAGAGCTGGAAAACCACTGAAGAAAATACAT CTGATGTCCTACTTGTTGTCCATGTCGTACAGTGGGCGAGAGGTGTGGGCCGGAGATTACCATGGACTTCTTCACACCTTCTCCTTGAATGAAGGCTCCTTTAAGTCAATAGCCCAGTTTAATGTAGGCCACAGTTCTTTGATGACAGGTGTCCATCACTCGCCTGGGACTCTTTACACCTGTTCCTCTGATCGCATGATTAAG GTTCACCTTCCATGTGCGCCCCCGAAGACTCTGTGCACGCTTCATAATAAAGCAGTAGTGAACGGG